One window from the genome of Hippoglossus hippoglossus isolate fHipHip1 chromosome 10, fHipHip1.pri, whole genome shotgun sequence encodes:
- the gria2b gene encoding glutamate receptor 2b isoform X1, with protein sequence MEKIVNLSISVLLVLWGCALGGSPSVQIGGLFPRGADQEYSAFRIGMVQFGTSEFRLTPHIDNLEVANSFAVTNCFCSQFSRGVYAIFGFYDKKSVNTITSFCGTLHVSFITPSFPLDGNQQFIIQMRPDIKGPLLSLIEYYKWDKFAYLYDSDRGLTTLQVVLDTAAEKKWQVTAINVGNLKDERKDEAYRSLFQDLENKKERRVILDCEQDKVKDIMDQVITIGRHVKGYHYIIANLGFVDGDLSKIQYGGANVSGFQIVDFDDPLVSKFDQRWEALEEKEYPGADNKIRYTSALTYDAVQVMTEAFRYLHKQRIDFTRRANNGDCLANPAVPWAQGVEIERALKQVRVEGLTGNIQFDQHGKRVNYSVNVMELKTNGPVKIGYWNEVDRMAVTKSDVFANESTGMENKTVIVTTILEAPYVMLKKNSDLFVDNDRYEGYCVDLAAEIAKHCGFKYQLKIVSDGKYGARDAETKIWNGMVGELVYGKADIAVAPLTITLVREEVIDFSKPFMSLGISIMIKKPQKSKPGVFSFLDPLAYEIWMCIVFAYIGVSVVLFLVSRFSPYEWHTEEYEDGQIQTNESTNEFGIFNSLWFSLGAFMRQGCDISPRSLSGRIVGGVWWFFTLIIISSYTANLAAFLTVERMVSPIESAEDLAKQSEIAYGTLDSGSTKEFFRRSKIALFDKMWTYMRSAEPSVFVKTTAEGVLRVRKSKGKYAYLLESTMNEYIEQRKPCDTMKVGGNLDSKGYGIATPKGSSLRNAVNLAVLKLNEQGLLDKLKNKWWYDKGECGSGGGDSKEKTSALSLSNVAGVFYILVGGLGLAMLVALIEFCYKSRAEAKRMKMTFGDAMRNKARLSVTGSTGENGRVMTPEFPKAVHSVPYSRPDMGLNVSLTDLS encoded by the exons TCTGTTCACAGTTCTCCAGGGGAGTGTACGCCATTTTCGGATTCTACGACAAAAAGTCCGTCAACACCATCACGTCGTTCTGCGGGACGCTCCACGTGTCGTTCATCACGCCCAGCTTCCCCCTGGACGGGAACCAGCAGTTCATCATCCAGATGAGACCTGACATCAAGGGGCCCCTCCTCAGCCTCATCGAGTACTACAAGTGGGACAAGTTTGCCTACCTGTACGACAGCGACCGAG GCCTGACGACGCTGCAGGTCGTCCTGGACACGGCGGCGGAGAAGAAGTGGCAGGTGACGGCCATCAACGTGGGGAACCTGAAAGACGAGAGGAAGGACGAGGCGTACCGCTCGCTGTTCCAGGACCTGGAGAACAAGAAGGAGCGGAGGGTGATCCTGGACTGTGAGCAGGACAAAGTCAAAGACATCATGGATCAG GTCATCACAATCGGCAGACACGTGAAGGGCTACCACTACATTATAGCCAATCTG GGTTTCGTCGATGGAGATCTGTCCAAGATCCAGTACGGTGGTGCCAACGTGTCGGGCTTTCAGATCGTTGACTTCGACGATCCTCTGGTGTCCAAGTTCGACCAGAGGTGGGAAGCCCTGGAGGAGAAGGAGTATCCCGGTGCCGACAATAAAATAAGG TACACGTCTGCGTTGACCTACGACGCCGTGCAGGTGATGACGGAAGCTTTCCGCTACCTGCACAAGCAGCGCATCGACTTCACCAGGAGGGCCAACAATGGCGACTGCCTGGCCAACCCTGCTGTGCCCTGGGCTCAGGGTGTGGAGATCGAGCGAGCACTGAAACAG GTCCGTGTGGAAGGCCTGACAGGAAACATCCAGTTCGACCAGCACGGCAAGAGAGTCAACTACTCGGTGAACGTAATGGAGCTGAAGACGAACGGTCCGGTGAAG ATTGGATACTGGAATGAAGTGGACAGAATGGCTGTGACCAAAAGCGACGTGTTTGCCAACGAGTCGACAggaatggaaaacaaaacagtcaTCGTCACCACCATCTTG GAAGCTCCGTATGTGATGCTGAAAAAGAACTCTGACCTTTTCGTGGACAACGACCGCTACGAGGGCTACTGTGTAGATCTGGCCGCCGAGATAGCGAAACACTGCGGCTTCAAATATCAGCTGAAAATAGTGTCGGATGGGAAATACGGAGCCAGGGATGCAGAGACTAAAATCTGGAACGGGATGGTGGGAGAGTTGGTGTACGGG AAAGCAGATATTGCCGTGGCTCCTCTCACCATCACTTTGGTGCGAGAGGAGGTGATCGACTTCTCCAAGCCCTTCATGTCCCTGGGAATCTCCATCATGATCAAGAAGCCTCAAAAATCCAAACCGGGAGTCTTCTCCTTCCTGGATCCGCTCGCCTACGAGATCTGGATGTGCATCGTGTTCGCCTACATCGGCGTCAGCGTCGTGCTGTTCCTCGTCAGCCGCTTCAGCCCGTACGAGTGGCACACAGAGGAGTACGAGGACGGGCAAATCCAGACCAACGAGTCGACCAACGAGTTCGGCATATTCAACAGCCTGTGGTTCTCTCTCGGTGCCTTCATGCGTCAAGGCTGTGACATCTCACCGAG GTCTCTGTCTGGGCGTATTGTCGGTGGCGTGTGGTGGTTCTTCACTTTAATCATCATCTCCTCCTACACGGCCAACCTGGCTGCTTTCCTGACAGTCGAGAGGATGGTGTCTCCCATTGAAAGCGCAGAGGACCTGGCGAAACAGAGTGAGATAGCGTACGGCACCCTGGACTCCGGCTCCACCAAAGAGTTTTTTAGG CGCTCCAAAATCGCCCTCTTTGACAAAATGTGGACGTACATGCGCAGCGCGGAgccctctgtgtttgtgaaaacCACAGCAGAGGGGGTTCTGAGGGTCCGCAAGTCCAAGGGGAAGTACGCCTACCTGCTGGAGTCCACCATGAACGAGTACATCGAGCAGCGGAAGCCGTGCGACACCATGAAGGTGGGAGGCAACCTGGACTCCAAAGGCTACGGGATCGCCACGCCGAAAGGATCCTCATTAAG AAATGCGGTTAACCTCGCAGTACTAAAACTGAATGAGCAAGGCCTGTTGgacaaattgaaaaacaaatggtgGTACGACAAAGGAGAGTGCGGCAGCGGGGGAGGTGATTCCAAG GAGAAGACGAGCGCCCTCAGCCTGAGCAACGTGGCTGGGGTCTTCTACATTCTGGTCGGAGGACTCGGCTTGGCCATGCTGGTGGCCTTGATCGAGTTCTGTTACAAGTCCCGAGCCGAGGCGAAACGAATGAAG ATGACCTTCGGGGACGCCATGAGGAACAAAGCGAGACTTTCCGTCACTGGGAGTACCGGGGAGAATGGTCGGGTGATGACTCCAGAGTTTCCTAAAGCTGTCCACTCCGTCCCTTACTCGAGACCTGACATGGGACTGAACGTCAGCCTGACAGATCTGTCCTGA
- the gria2b gene encoding glutamate receptor 2b isoform X2, which translates to MEKIVNLSISVLLVLWGCALGGSPSVQIGGLFPRGADQEYSAFRIGMVQFGTSEFRLTPHIDNLEVANSFAVTNCFCSQFSRGVYAIFGFYDKKSVNTITSFCGTLHVSFITPSFPLDGNQQFIIQMRPDIKGPLLSLIEYYKWDKFAYLYDSDRGLTTLQVVLDTAAEKKWQVTAINVGNLKDERKDEAYRSLFQDLENKKERRVILDCEQDKVKDIMDQVITIGRHVKGYHYIIANLGFVDGDLSKIQYGGANVSGFQIVDFDDPLVSKFDQRWEALEEKEYPGADNKIRYTSALTYDAVQVMTEAFRYLHKQRIDFTRRANNGDCLANPAVPWAQGVEIERALKQVRVEGLTGNIQFDQHGKRVNYSVNVMELKTNGPVKIGYWNEVDRMAVTKSDVFANESTGMENKTVIVTTILEAPYVMLKKNSDLFVDNDRYEGYCVDLAAEIAKHCGFKYQLKIVSDGKYGARDAETKIWNGMVGELVYGKADIAVAPLTITLVREEVIDFSKPFMSLGISIMIKKPQKSKPGVFSFLDPLAYEIWMCIVFAYIGVSVVLFLVSRFSPYEWHTEEYEDGQIQTNESTNEFGIFNSLWFSLGAFMRQGCDISPRSLSGRIVGGVWWFFTLIIISSYTANLAAFLTVERMVSPIESAEDLAKQSEIAYGTLDSGSTKEFFRRSKIALFDKMWTYMRSAEPSVFVKTTAEGVLRVRKSKGKYAYLLESTMNEYIEQRKPCDTMKVGGNLDSKGYGIATPKGSSLRTPVNLAVLKLSEQGVLDKLKNKWWYDKGECGAKDSGSKEKTSALSLSNVAGVFYILVGGLGLAMLVALIEFCYKSRAEAKRMKMTFGDAMRNKARLSVTGSTGENGRVMTPEFPKAVHSVPYSRPDMGLNVSLTDLS; encoded by the exons TCTGTTCACAGTTCTCCAGGGGAGTGTACGCCATTTTCGGATTCTACGACAAAAAGTCCGTCAACACCATCACGTCGTTCTGCGGGACGCTCCACGTGTCGTTCATCACGCCCAGCTTCCCCCTGGACGGGAACCAGCAGTTCATCATCCAGATGAGACCTGACATCAAGGGGCCCCTCCTCAGCCTCATCGAGTACTACAAGTGGGACAAGTTTGCCTACCTGTACGACAGCGACCGAG GCCTGACGACGCTGCAGGTCGTCCTGGACACGGCGGCGGAGAAGAAGTGGCAGGTGACGGCCATCAACGTGGGGAACCTGAAAGACGAGAGGAAGGACGAGGCGTACCGCTCGCTGTTCCAGGACCTGGAGAACAAGAAGGAGCGGAGGGTGATCCTGGACTGTGAGCAGGACAAAGTCAAAGACATCATGGATCAG GTCATCACAATCGGCAGACACGTGAAGGGCTACCACTACATTATAGCCAATCTG GGTTTCGTCGATGGAGATCTGTCCAAGATCCAGTACGGTGGTGCCAACGTGTCGGGCTTTCAGATCGTTGACTTCGACGATCCTCTGGTGTCCAAGTTCGACCAGAGGTGGGAAGCCCTGGAGGAGAAGGAGTATCCCGGTGCCGACAATAAAATAAGG TACACGTCTGCGTTGACCTACGACGCCGTGCAGGTGATGACGGAAGCTTTCCGCTACCTGCACAAGCAGCGCATCGACTTCACCAGGAGGGCCAACAATGGCGACTGCCTGGCCAACCCTGCTGTGCCCTGGGCTCAGGGTGTGGAGATCGAGCGAGCACTGAAACAG GTCCGTGTGGAAGGCCTGACAGGAAACATCCAGTTCGACCAGCACGGCAAGAGAGTCAACTACTCGGTGAACGTAATGGAGCTGAAGACGAACGGTCCGGTGAAG ATTGGATACTGGAATGAAGTGGACAGAATGGCTGTGACCAAAAGCGACGTGTTTGCCAACGAGTCGACAggaatggaaaacaaaacagtcaTCGTCACCACCATCTTG GAAGCTCCGTATGTGATGCTGAAAAAGAACTCTGACCTTTTCGTGGACAACGACCGCTACGAGGGCTACTGTGTAGATCTGGCCGCCGAGATAGCGAAACACTGCGGCTTCAAATATCAGCTGAAAATAGTGTCGGATGGGAAATACGGAGCCAGGGATGCAGAGACTAAAATCTGGAACGGGATGGTGGGAGAGTTGGTGTACGGG AAAGCAGATATTGCCGTGGCTCCTCTCACCATCACTTTGGTGCGAGAGGAGGTGATCGACTTCTCCAAGCCCTTCATGTCCCTGGGAATCTCCATCATGATCAAGAAGCCTCAAAAATCCAAACCGGGAGTCTTCTCCTTCCTGGATCCGCTCGCCTACGAGATCTGGATGTGCATCGTGTTCGCCTACATCGGCGTCAGCGTCGTGCTGTTCCTCGTCAGCCGCTTCAGCCCGTACGAGTGGCACACAGAGGAGTACGAGGACGGGCAAATCCAGACCAACGAGTCGACCAACGAGTTCGGCATATTCAACAGCCTGTGGTTCTCTCTCGGTGCCTTCATGCGTCAAGGCTGTGACATCTCACCGAG GTCTCTGTCTGGGCGTATTGTCGGTGGCGTGTGGTGGTTCTTCACTTTAATCATCATCTCCTCCTACACGGCCAACCTGGCTGCTTTCCTGACAGTCGAGAGGATGGTGTCTCCCATTGAAAGCGCAGAGGACCTGGCGAAACAGAGTGAGATAGCGTACGGCACCCTGGACTCCGGCTCCACCAAAGAGTTTTTTAGG CGCTCCAAAATCGCCCTCTTTGACAAAATGTGGACGTACATGCGCAGCGCGGAgccctctgtgtttgtgaaaacCACAGCAGAGGGGGTTCTGAGGGTCCGCAAGTCCAAGGGGAAGTACGCCTACCTGCTGGAGTCCACCATGAACGAGTACATCGAGCAGCGGAAGCCGTGCGACACCATGAAGGTGGGAGGCAACCTGGACTCCAAAGGCTACGGGATCGCCACGCCGAAAGGATCCTCATTAAG AACACCAGTAAACCTTGCGGTATTGAAACTCAGTGAGCAAGGCGTCTTAGacaagctgaaaaacaaatggtGGTACGATAAGGGTGAATGTGGAGCCAAGGACTCTGGAAGTAAG GAGAAGACGAGCGCCCTCAGCCTGAGCAACGTGGCTGGGGTCTTCTACATTCTGGTCGGAGGACTCGGCTTGGCCATGCTGGTGGCCTTGATCGAGTTCTGTTACAAGTCCCGAGCCGAGGCGAAACGAATGAAG ATGACCTTCGGGGACGCCATGAGGAACAAAGCGAGACTTTCCGTCACTGGGAGTACCGGGGAGAATGGTCGGGTGATGACTCCAGAGTTTCCTAAAGCTGTCCACTCCGTCCCTTACTCGAGACCTGACATGGGACTGAACGTCAGCCTGACAGATCTGTCCTGA
- the gria2b gene encoding glutamate receptor 2b isoform X4, translating to MEKIVNLSISVLLVLWGCALGGSPSVQIGGLFPRGADQEYSAFRIGMVQFGTSEFRLTPHIDNLEVANSFAVTNCFCSQFSRGVYAIFGFYDKKSVNTITSFCGTLHVSFITPSFPLDGNQQFIIQMRPDIKGPLLSLIEYYKWDKFAYLYDSDRGLTTLQVVLDTAAEKKWQVTAINVGNLKDERKDEAYRSLFQDLENKKERRVILDCEQDKVKDIMDQVITIGRHVKGYHYIIANLGFVDGDLSKIQYGGANVSGFQIVDFDDPLVSKFDQRWEALEEKEYPGADNKIRYTSALTYDAVQVMTEAFRYLHKQRIDFTRRANNGDCLANPAVPWAQGVEIERALKQVRVEGLTGNIQFDQHGKRVNYSVNVMELKTNGPVKIGYWNEVDRMAVTKSDVFANESTGMENKTVIVTTILEAPYVMLKKNSDLFVDNDRYEGYCVDLAAEIAKHCGFKYQLKIVSDGKYGARDAETKIWNGMVGELVYGKADIAVAPLTITLVREEVIDFSKPFMSLGISIMIKKPQKSKPGVFSFLDPLAYEIWMCIVFAYIGVSVVLFLVSRFSPYEWHTEEYEDGQIQTNESTNEFGIFNSLWFSLGAFMRQGCDISPRSLSGRIVGGVWWFFTLIIISSYTANLAAFLTVERMVSPIESAEDLAKQSEIAYGTLDSGSTKEFFRRSKIALFDKMWTYMRSAEPSVFVKTTAEGVLRVRKSKGKYAYLLESTMNEYIEQRKPCDTMKVGGNLDSKGYGIATPKGSSLRTPVNLAVLKLSEQGVLDKLKNKWWYDKGECGAKDSGSKEKTSALSLSNVAGVFYILVGGLGLAMLVALIEFCYKSRAEAKRMKVAKNAQNINPTSSQNSQNFATYKEGYNVYGIESVKI from the exons TCTGTTCACAGTTCTCCAGGGGAGTGTACGCCATTTTCGGATTCTACGACAAAAAGTCCGTCAACACCATCACGTCGTTCTGCGGGACGCTCCACGTGTCGTTCATCACGCCCAGCTTCCCCCTGGACGGGAACCAGCAGTTCATCATCCAGATGAGACCTGACATCAAGGGGCCCCTCCTCAGCCTCATCGAGTACTACAAGTGGGACAAGTTTGCCTACCTGTACGACAGCGACCGAG GCCTGACGACGCTGCAGGTCGTCCTGGACACGGCGGCGGAGAAGAAGTGGCAGGTGACGGCCATCAACGTGGGGAACCTGAAAGACGAGAGGAAGGACGAGGCGTACCGCTCGCTGTTCCAGGACCTGGAGAACAAGAAGGAGCGGAGGGTGATCCTGGACTGTGAGCAGGACAAAGTCAAAGACATCATGGATCAG GTCATCACAATCGGCAGACACGTGAAGGGCTACCACTACATTATAGCCAATCTG GGTTTCGTCGATGGAGATCTGTCCAAGATCCAGTACGGTGGTGCCAACGTGTCGGGCTTTCAGATCGTTGACTTCGACGATCCTCTGGTGTCCAAGTTCGACCAGAGGTGGGAAGCCCTGGAGGAGAAGGAGTATCCCGGTGCCGACAATAAAATAAGG TACACGTCTGCGTTGACCTACGACGCCGTGCAGGTGATGACGGAAGCTTTCCGCTACCTGCACAAGCAGCGCATCGACTTCACCAGGAGGGCCAACAATGGCGACTGCCTGGCCAACCCTGCTGTGCCCTGGGCTCAGGGTGTGGAGATCGAGCGAGCACTGAAACAG GTCCGTGTGGAAGGCCTGACAGGAAACATCCAGTTCGACCAGCACGGCAAGAGAGTCAACTACTCGGTGAACGTAATGGAGCTGAAGACGAACGGTCCGGTGAAG ATTGGATACTGGAATGAAGTGGACAGAATGGCTGTGACCAAAAGCGACGTGTTTGCCAACGAGTCGACAggaatggaaaacaaaacagtcaTCGTCACCACCATCTTG GAAGCTCCGTATGTGATGCTGAAAAAGAACTCTGACCTTTTCGTGGACAACGACCGCTACGAGGGCTACTGTGTAGATCTGGCCGCCGAGATAGCGAAACACTGCGGCTTCAAATATCAGCTGAAAATAGTGTCGGATGGGAAATACGGAGCCAGGGATGCAGAGACTAAAATCTGGAACGGGATGGTGGGAGAGTTGGTGTACGGG AAAGCAGATATTGCCGTGGCTCCTCTCACCATCACTTTGGTGCGAGAGGAGGTGATCGACTTCTCCAAGCCCTTCATGTCCCTGGGAATCTCCATCATGATCAAGAAGCCTCAAAAATCCAAACCGGGAGTCTTCTCCTTCCTGGATCCGCTCGCCTACGAGATCTGGATGTGCATCGTGTTCGCCTACATCGGCGTCAGCGTCGTGCTGTTCCTCGTCAGCCGCTTCAGCCCGTACGAGTGGCACACAGAGGAGTACGAGGACGGGCAAATCCAGACCAACGAGTCGACCAACGAGTTCGGCATATTCAACAGCCTGTGGTTCTCTCTCGGTGCCTTCATGCGTCAAGGCTGTGACATCTCACCGAG GTCTCTGTCTGGGCGTATTGTCGGTGGCGTGTGGTGGTTCTTCACTTTAATCATCATCTCCTCCTACACGGCCAACCTGGCTGCTTTCCTGACAGTCGAGAGGATGGTGTCTCCCATTGAAAGCGCAGAGGACCTGGCGAAACAGAGTGAGATAGCGTACGGCACCCTGGACTCCGGCTCCACCAAAGAGTTTTTTAGG CGCTCCAAAATCGCCCTCTTTGACAAAATGTGGACGTACATGCGCAGCGCGGAgccctctgtgtttgtgaaaacCACAGCAGAGGGGGTTCTGAGGGTCCGCAAGTCCAAGGGGAAGTACGCCTACCTGCTGGAGTCCACCATGAACGAGTACATCGAGCAGCGGAAGCCGTGCGACACCATGAAGGTGGGAGGCAACCTGGACTCCAAAGGCTACGGGATCGCCACGCCGAAAGGATCCTCATTAAG AACACCAGTAAACCTTGCGGTATTGAAACTCAGTGAGCAAGGCGTCTTAGacaagctgaaaaacaaatggtGGTACGATAAGGGTGAATGTGGAGCCAAGGACTCTGGAAGTAAG GAGAAGACGAGCGCCCTCAGCCTGAGCAACGTGGCTGGGGTCTTCTACATTCTGGTCGGAGGACTCGGCTTGGCCATGCTGGTGGCCTTGATCGAGTTCTGTTACAAGTCCCGAGCCGAGGCGAAACGAATGAAGGTGGCAAAGAATGCACAGAATATTAACCCAACTTCCTCGCAGAATTCACAGAATTTTGCAACTTATAAGGAAGGTTACAACGTATATGGGATCGAAAGTGTAAAAATTTAG
- the gria2b gene encoding glutamate receptor 2b isoform X3 — MEKIVNLSISVLLVLWGCALGGSPSVQIGGLFPRGADQEYSAFRIGMVQFGTSEFRLTPHIDNLEVANSFAVTNCFCSQFSRGVYAIFGFYDKKSVNTITSFCGTLHVSFITPSFPLDGNQQFIIQMRPDIKGPLLSLIEYYKWDKFAYLYDSDRGLTTLQVVLDTAAEKKWQVTAINVGNLKDERKDEAYRSLFQDLENKKERRVILDCEQDKVKDIMDQVITIGRHVKGYHYIIANLGFVDGDLSKIQYGGANVSGFQIVDFDDPLVSKFDQRWEALEEKEYPGADNKIRYTSALTYDAVQVMTEAFRYLHKQRIDFTRRANNGDCLANPAVPWAQGVEIERALKQVRVEGLTGNIQFDQHGKRVNYSVNVMELKTNGPVKIGYWNEVDRMAVTKSDVFANESTGMENKTVIVTTILEAPYVMLKKNSDLFVDNDRYEGYCVDLAAEIAKHCGFKYQLKIVSDGKYGARDAETKIWNGMVGELVYGKADIAVAPLTITLVREEVIDFSKPFMSLGISIMIKKPQKSKPGVFSFLDPLAYEIWMCIVFAYIGVSVVLFLVSRFSPYEWHTEEYEDGQIQTNESTNEFGIFNSLWFSLGAFMRQGCDISPRSLSGRIVGGVWWFFTLIIISSYTANLAAFLTVERMVSPIESAEDLAKQSEIAYGTLDSGSTKEFFRRSKIALFDKMWTYMRSAEPSVFVKTTAEGVLRVRKSKGKYAYLLESTMNEYIEQRKPCDTMKVGGNLDSKGYGIATPKGSSLRNAVNLAVLKLNEQGLLDKLKNKWWYDKGECGSGGGDSKEKTSALSLSNVAGVFYILVGGLGLAMLVALIEFCYKSRAEAKRMKVAKNAQNINPTSSQNSQNFATYKEGYNVYGIESVKI, encoded by the exons TCTGTTCACAGTTCTCCAGGGGAGTGTACGCCATTTTCGGATTCTACGACAAAAAGTCCGTCAACACCATCACGTCGTTCTGCGGGACGCTCCACGTGTCGTTCATCACGCCCAGCTTCCCCCTGGACGGGAACCAGCAGTTCATCATCCAGATGAGACCTGACATCAAGGGGCCCCTCCTCAGCCTCATCGAGTACTACAAGTGGGACAAGTTTGCCTACCTGTACGACAGCGACCGAG GCCTGACGACGCTGCAGGTCGTCCTGGACACGGCGGCGGAGAAGAAGTGGCAGGTGACGGCCATCAACGTGGGGAACCTGAAAGACGAGAGGAAGGACGAGGCGTACCGCTCGCTGTTCCAGGACCTGGAGAACAAGAAGGAGCGGAGGGTGATCCTGGACTGTGAGCAGGACAAAGTCAAAGACATCATGGATCAG GTCATCACAATCGGCAGACACGTGAAGGGCTACCACTACATTATAGCCAATCTG GGTTTCGTCGATGGAGATCTGTCCAAGATCCAGTACGGTGGTGCCAACGTGTCGGGCTTTCAGATCGTTGACTTCGACGATCCTCTGGTGTCCAAGTTCGACCAGAGGTGGGAAGCCCTGGAGGAGAAGGAGTATCCCGGTGCCGACAATAAAATAAGG TACACGTCTGCGTTGACCTACGACGCCGTGCAGGTGATGACGGAAGCTTTCCGCTACCTGCACAAGCAGCGCATCGACTTCACCAGGAGGGCCAACAATGGCGACTGCCTGGCCAACCCTGCTGTGCCCTGGGCTCAGGGTGTGGAGATCGAGCGAGCACTGAAACAG GTCCGTGTGGAAGGCCTGACAGGAAACATCCAGTTCGACCAGCACGGCAAGAGAGTCAACTACTCGGTGAACGTAATGGAGCTGAAGACGAACGGTCCGGTGAAG ATTGGATACTGGAATGAAGTGGACAGAATGGCTGTGACCAAAAGCGACGTGTTTGCCAACGAGTCGACAggaatggaaaacaaaacagtcaTCGTCACCACCATCTTG GAAGCTCCGTATGTGATGCTGAAAAAGAACTCTGACCTTTTCGTGGACAACGACCGCTACGAGGGCTACTGTGTAGATCTGGCCGCCGAGATAGCGAAACACTGCGGCTTCAAATATCAGCTGAAAATAGTGTCGGATGGGAAATACGGAGCCAGGGATGCAGAGACTAAAATCTGGAACGGGATGGTGGGAGAGTTGGTGTACGGG AAAGCAGATATTGCCGTGGCTCCTCTCACCATCACTTTGGTGCGAGAGGAGGTGATCGACTTCTCCAAGCCCTTCATGTCCCTGGGAATCTCCATCATGATCAAGAAGCCTCAAAAATCCAAACCGGGAGTCTTCTCCTTCCTGGATCCGCTCGCCTACGAGATCTGGATGTGCATCGTGTTCGCCTACATCGGCGTCAGCGTCGTGCTGTTCCTCGTCAGCCGCTTCAGCCCGTACGAGTGGCACACAGAGGAGTACGAGGACGGGCAAATCCAGACCAACGAGTCGACCAACGAGTTCGGCATATTCAACAGCCTGTGGTTCTCTCTCGGTGCCTTCATGCGTCAAGGCTGTGACATCTCACCGAG GTCTCTGTCTGGGCGTATTGTCGGTGGCGTGTGGTGGTTCTTCACTTTAATCATCATCTCCTCCTACACGGCCAACCTGGCTGCTTTCCTGACAGTCGAGAGGATGGTGTCTCCCATTGAAAGCGCAGAGGACCTGGCGAAACAGAGTGAGATAGCGTACGGCACCCTGGACTCCGGCTCCACCAAAGAGTTTTTTAGG CGCTCCAAAATCGCCCTCTTTGACAAAATGTGGACGTACATGCGCAGCGCGGAgccctctgtgtttgtgaaaacCACAGCAGAGGGGGTTCTGAGGGTCCGCAAGTCCAAGGGGAAGTACGCCTACCTGCTGGAGTCCACCATGAACGAGTACATCGAGCAGCGGAAGCCGTGCGACACCATGAAGGTGGGAGGCAACCTGGACTCCAAAGGCTACGGGATCGCCACGCCGAAAGGATCCTCATTAAG AAATGCGGTTAACCTCGCAGTACTAAAACTGAATGAGCAAGGCCTGTTGgacaaattgaaaaacaaatggtgGTACGACAAAGGAGAGTGCGGCAGCGGGGGAGGTGATTCCAAG GAGAAGACGAGCGCCCTCAGCCTGAGCAACGTGGCTGGGGTCTTCTACATTCTGGTCGGAGGACTCGGCTTGGCCATGCTGGTGGCCTTGATCGAGTTCTGTTACAAGTCCCGAGCCGAGGCGAAACGAATGAAGGTGGCAAAGAATGCACAGAATATTAACCCAACTTCCTCGCAGAATTCACAGAATTTTGCAACTTATAAGGAAGGTTACAACGTATATGGGATCGAAAGTGTAAAAATTTAG